One Hippoglossus hippoglossus isolate fHipHip1 chromosome 13, fHipHip1.pri, whole genome shotgun sequence genomic window carries:
- the c2cd3 gene encoding C2 domain-containing protein 3 isoform X1, which yields MKSRRQRATPAGGSSRKKVPTDVSPSTSLPPLVEGQLRCFLHVTISRILWTVHKPPPATFVRLRWWGESSNGTHFLPRDGSQLSQKTVKITSRFAIRCGPKQFTSYLADMGSLVLEVLTKPEHLPIARAKVAGISRLSLSHPISGFYTLVSPTSEKLGELQVSLNLEPLTEAYDSSSSCLPTDISVEHPQVTTLTVPSRPRSLSAGSGKESVGSSSGNTPRGKDHLYFQKPQRDEGKDEFLENQMPTTNRSQDSQRAVNPSSQEPRGQTTNDILSVILERGNKLRNAMVLSALTCDMDSAPALKDAPLPLPRDNILPPFKPVQSPSGMFLQNILHADSTLKPSDDGALVPDCDYDCVADIDNRAIDILLGSLNTSPLPLWDGECFLPETLSGYSSVCLDSELNDPQYDTSLLENLFYKTPMSDTRPDDTEPEGQGPGSLSRNPPTQLTQSGPKISGGPNSEHRRSPDAGGLPDLSAEQLTLLSLIREARVTIESLTVPTHSKTTTPRKTSSKAKPPRPLTSKKCTYFVEYALPMASTSSRQDGGKAGDGEVIRAVSSKVTGGAVKFLQHSVFPVHFSTATVKLWCQTDLIFKIYSRKTDQKKAVPIGKAVHPLRLLLQSKQLSQSVVLPVQSLEGNRDSQEIGPLVVSLELAAGGKVCFSGKSKSKLPRRETSPSQTEPIPQRDPTFRSHLVQSGREESPAIEDSRLNVWSPQKPSKGPSSHPAVNTPPYESWQQADEDPKVLLHTLLMVPDGKNFSSGPMQTPNVYLNCKLFWCDEMARSVVSWGQANPSFNFAQVTPVALTTKLLERMKNNLMVIEVWQKTGSSGQDRLLGLVKLPLHQFYMSFRDPKIAHLLLQAQYPVLGVDCYMPIIDVFSGSCKGNLRVVLAMGGSEQIVALQRTRDEEYDNLSHLVKPVHLLDHQARSQTKVTAAKGDAMREHLFVIKVEKVNGLTPLQSTVWGEADCYIQYSFPCQDADAAASLDQSIIESSVNLKPFRTTTALCVPDPEFSHTETHVLVVPEGVPVQRLLLSSLSSQGLCSGGGVQFEVWCRYYYPNVRDQLVAKGLLPLSKLCAMVTMQRQQPNEAHMFSLPLIPRTDNPTGHQPQPSGLLDVCIRYKHRPVRREGQTGRGAASRVVTLVVQVHRASGLQAAARLLSEQDERFSYFADVGVNIYVTVQLSVLPESERRCTRTVARTFCPEFDHHMEMSCDLLVQRSSGETYSLAEQLEDASAVFTVWNRDNRKAVNISKPKDVMLGTVKIPLADLIHKRTGISGWFGVYIPQETSSQDMHQQVLVGGLEISVNFAHNSDRERVIKAAQGLGWVLNQSDHEMQDEEEAWEESMKKLSLTFSMPRVWMPVHCLLLPGHSDLQRSTYCYFRYKFYDQEAVCSQMNHPSVVEGGEDSQATVSFEGSKTLELRRTQPLLWYLREEKLEVQVWVAFKKEKTRRPTDTDRLVGSAFIDLSSLAKMPKQKLTLSGVYPLFRRSAADLQGAALRVHITLTAASIPREASAGADTQMDSDSQGEHFSEEDRSIDRTPSLSTPKKSAQSGHKTKTCRTTPDITSVQHTEMSLEESFPVTVAVDQAMHLNLKGCPLAERSEGTPCCCVSYVTADSTEPVSTAVIADTNCPIWDHQHECRLSNQLLVDPQQSLVFKVWHRGETERVLGFASVDLSPLLCGFYSVCGWYNITDFSGQCRGQLKVSVTPLKGVQDLRGQRKAVKEEAAKNSSTLFQGRPLSYHTTATYSSFPSHISRYPEQKISSPDHTDRLFPKSSNERDSHLEHMDKVRLYHQSLQEQTAAHSVCGSSAGDLSPSSSFLFSALRKKLSELDNIQKYFSHKPSAPTLPSVTEHDRHNKHEEQGTSETDTNQLLLKSNLLVGEVNNIMSALQGDDLETIPSNPQSDSRTSPGQDHNPQTIPESISRFTSSQQDVSLPLHKMSDDHPDSEEEKDGQLHKVTMSEDENEERTDEDEDGTACARDEGVDDDEEEDEDYDEVVVKPRHLNEVTSLTDRTSPWTSIHSDPDMVSLESLEAPEDSDLSQDEDDKESVVNLETCDSDGKHQSTTPEEIESCSGSEDGSDTERDDESALQALNERRAKEPQSPNKESGDEDSSPALQHITDSPDASLDDEDSQLQTSDPVEVPNFFLPSHQMEASMRAIQLAPSFSHPPSDPGRISPLQSFPRRRGRPQRPDMSPSSMKKETERIAKIFAAHFDKSH from the exons GTTTCACTTAACCTGGAGCCTCTGACTGAAGCCtatgacagcagcagctcatgtCTGCCCACAGATATCAGTGTTGAACACCCACAAGTCACCACACTGACTGTGCCCTCACGGCCCAGATCACTCTCAGCCGGCAGCGGGAAAGAATCGGTTGGGAGCAGCAGCGGAAACACACCAAG AGGGAAAGACCACTTATATTTCCAAAAACCCCAAAGAGATGAAGGCAAAGACGAGTTTTTGGAGAATCAGATGCCGACAACAAACAGATCTCAGGACAGTCAAAGGGCTGTGAATCCTTCAAGTCAGGAGCCTCGTGGACAAACTACCAATGATATCCTCTCAG TTATTTTAGAGCGTGGGAACAAGCTGAGAAACGCCATGGTGCTGTCAGCTTTGACATGTGACATGGATTCGGCTCCAGCTCTGAAAGACGCCCCCCTCCCGCTCCCAAGGGACAACATCCTGCCACCTTTCAA GCCTGTGCAATCTCCCTCTGGAATGTTTCTTCAAAATATTTTGCATGCTGATTCAACTCTTAAACCCTCTGATGATGGTGCTTTAGTCCCCGACTGTGACTATGACTGTGTTGCTGATATAGACAACAGAGCCATAGATATTCTCCTTGGCAG cttgaacacatctcctctgcctctctgggATGGAGAATGCTTCTTGCCTGAGACTCTGTCTGGCTACAGCAGTGTTTGTTTGGATAGTGAGCTCAATGATCCACAGTACGATACAAGCTTACTGGAAAATCTGTTCTACAAAACTCCT ATGTCAGATACCAGACCAGATGACACAGAGCCAGAGGGTCAAGGACCAGGGTCCTTGAGTAGAAATCCGCCCACACAGCTGACACAGTCTGGACCCAAGATTAGTGGAGG TCCAAATTCGGAGCATCGGCGGTCTCCAGACGCTGGTGGTCTTCCCGACCTGAGTGCAGAGCAGTTGACTCTGCTGAGTTTGATCCGAGAGGCAAGAGTGACCATCGAATCCCTGACTGTACCGACACACAGCAAAACCACCACACCCAGAAAGACCTCCAGTAAAGCGAAACCTCCTCGACCATTAACCAGCAAAAAATG cacTTATTTTGTTGAGTACGCGTTACCGATGGCATCTACTTCCAGTCGACAGGATGGTGGTAAAGCTGGAGATGGGGAGGTGATCAGAGCTGTTTCTAGTAAAGTCACTGGAGGAG cgGTGAAGTTCCTTCAGCACTCTGTGTTTCCGGTCCACTTCAGCACAGCTACAGTTAAACTTTGGTGTCAAACTGATCTAATTTTCAAGATTTACTCACGAAAGACCGACCAAAAGAAA GCTGTTCCCATCGGTAAAGCAGTGCATCCGCTACGTCTTCTGCTGCAAAGCAAGCAGCTGAGTCAGTCTGTCGTCTTACCTGTGCAGAGCCTGGAAGGAAACAGGGATTCGCAAGAGATTGGACCTCTTGTG GTTTCACTAGAACTTGCAGCAGGGGGCAAAGTTTGCTTCTCTGGAAAAAGCAAAAGCAAGTTGCCTCGGAGAGAAACGTCACCCTCACAGACTGAACCCATCCCACAGAGAGATCCCACTTTCAGATCTCATCTTGTTCAAAGTGGCAGAGAAGAGTCGCCTGCTATAGAAGACTCCAGGCTAAATGTTTGGAGTCCACAGAAACCCTCAAAAGGACCCTCCTCCCATCCTGCTGTCAACACACCTCCTTATGAATCATGGCAGCAGGCGGACGAGGACCCCAAGGTCCTGCTGCATACCCTACTCATGGTGCCAGATGGAAAGAACTTCAGCTCTGGGCCCATGCAGACTCCAAATGTCTACTTGAACTGTAAACTCTTTTGGTGTGATGAGATGGCGAGATCTGTTGTCAGCTGGGGGCAGGCTAACCCTTCGTTCAACTTTGCTCAG GTGACTCCTGTGGCTTTAACAACTAAGCTGTTGGAGCGCATGAAGAATAACTTGATGGTGATTGAAGTGTGGCAGAAAACAGGAAGCTCAGGGCAGGATCGACTCTTGGGCCTTGTTAAATTACCTCTTCACCAGTTCTACATGTCATTTAG agATCCAAAGATTGCCCACCTTCTTCTCCAGGCACAGTACCCTGTTCTAGGGGTCGACTGCTACATGCCGATCATTGACGTGTTCTCCGGAAGTTGTAAAGGAAACCTCAGGGTTGTTTTGGCCATGGGGGGATCAGAGCAGATAGTTGCCCTCCAGCGGACGAGGGACGAGGAGTACGACAATCTGTCTCATCTTGTGAAACCAGTTCATCTGCTTGATCATCAGGCACGTTCACAAACAAAG gtGACGGCTGCAAAAGGCGATGCTATGAGAGAGCATCTGTTTGTGATCAAAGTGGAGAAAGTCAATGGGCTGACACCTCTGCAGTCTACAGTGTGGGGTGAAGCCGACTGCTACATCCAGTACAGTTTCCCCTGTCAGGACGCTGACGCTGCTGCATCACTGGACCAAAGCATCATAGAGAGCA GTGTGAACCTGAAGCCATTTCGCACCACCACCGCTCTCTGTGTCCCAGACCCGGAGTTCAGCCACACTGAGACTCATGTGCTCGTGGTTCCTGAAGGTGTTCCCGTCCAGAGGCTGCTGCTCAGCTCTCTTTCGAGTCAGGGCCTCTGCAGCGGGGGAGGTGTCCAGTTCGAAGTGTGGTGCAG ATATTATTATCCAAATGTCAGAGATCAGCTTGTGGCCAAAGGTTTGCTTCCGCTGTCCAAGCTGTGTGCCATGGTCACCATGCAGCGACAGCAGCCTAATGAGGCCCACATGTTCTCGTTACCCCTGATTCCCAGGACAGATAATCCCACAGGACATCAGCCCCAGCCGTCAG GCCTCTTAGATGTTTGCATTCGGTACAAGCACCGGCCGGTGAGACGTGAAGGACAAACTGGTAGAGGAGCTGCCTCTCGTGTTGTGACACTTGTGGTTCAAGTGCACAGAGCATCCGGTTTGCAGGCAGCTGCAAG GTTGTTATCAGAACAAGATGAACGGTTCAGCTACTTTGCCGATGTGGGGGTGAACATCTATGTCACAGTCCAGCTCTCCGTCTTGCCCGAGAGTGAGAGGAGGTGCACCCGCACAGTTGCCAGGACCTTCTGCCCTGAGTTCGACCACCACATGGAGATGTCCTGTGACCTGCTGGTTCAGAGGAGCAGTGGAGAAACGTACAGCCTGGCTGAGCAGCTGGAGGATGCTTCTGCTGTCTTTACTGTTTGGAACAGAGACAATCGCAAAG cagTGAACATTTCCAAGCCTAAAGATGTGATGTTGGGTACAGTGAAAATACCACTAGCTGATCTCATCCATAAACGAACAG GTATTTCTGGCTGGTTTGGTGTGTACATACCTCAGGAAACAAGCTCTCAAGATATGCACCAGCAAGTCTTGGTTGGGGGCCTCGAGATCTCTGTCAACTTTGCCCACAACTCAGACAGAGAGCGAGTCATTAAAGCTGCTCAGGGTTTGGGCTGGGTACTGAACCAGAGCGATCACGAAAtgcaggatgaagaagaagcgTGGGAAGAAAGCATGAAGAAACTCTCCTTGACCTTTTCAATGCCTAGAGTCTGGATGCCAGTCCACTGTTTGCTTTTGCCGGGCCACAGTGATCTTCAGCGCTCCACCTACTGCTACTTCAGGTACAAGTTTTATGACCAGGAGGCCGTCTGCTCGCAGATGAACCACCCGTCTGTCGTAGAGGGCGGGGAGGACAGCCAGGCCACAGTGAGTTTTGAAGGAAGCAAGACTTTGGAGCTGAGGAGGACTCAACCTTTACTGTGGTATCTACgagaggagaagctggaggtgCAGGTGTGGGTTGCCTTCAAGAAGGAGAAAACCAGGAGACCCACGGATACGGACCGACTGGTGGGTTCAGCATTTATCGATCTGTCCTCCCTTGCAAAGATGCCCAAGCAGAAGCTGACTCTCAGCG GCGTTTACCCACTGTTCAGACGCTCTGCAGCAGATCTGCAAGGGGCAGCTCTCAGGGTTCACATCACCCTGACAGCAGCTTCCATCCCCAGGGAGGCGTCTGCTGGAGCCGACACCCAGATGGACTCTGACAGCCAGGGGGAGCACTTTTCAGAAGAGGATAGATCGATAGATCGAACCCCTTCGCTTAGTACCCCCAAAAAATCTGCACAAAGTGGACACAAGACTAAAACCTGCAGAACCACTCCGGACATCACATCTGTGCAGCACACAGAGATGAGCTTGGAGGAATCTTTCCCTGTGACGGTCGCAGTGGACCAGGCCATGCACCTGAATCTGAAAG GCTGTCCTCTAGCAGAGCGCAGTGAAGGGACACcatgctgctgtgtttcctACGTCACTGCTGACTCTACTGAACCAGTGTCCACGGCTGTCATCGCGGACACTAACTGCCCCATATGGGATCATCAACACGAGTGCAG GCTTTCAAATCAGCTACTGGTTGATCCTCAACAATCTCTCGTTTTCAAAGTCTGGCACAGAGGAG AAACTGAGAGGGTGCTGGGGTTTGCCTCCGTAGACCTGTCCCCTTTACTCTGTGGCTTCTACTCCGTGTGTGGCTGGTACAACATCACAGACTTCAGTGGTCAATGTCGCGGCCAACTCAAAGTGTCCGTCACTCCGCTGAAGGGGGTCCAAGACCTCCGAGGACAGAGGAAAGCTGTGAAGGAAGAAGCTGCCAAAAACTCATCT ACTTTATTCCAGGGCCGTCCTCTCAGCTATCACACCACAGCCACATATAGTAGCTTCCCCTCTCACATCAGCCGCTACCCTGAGCAGAAGATCTCGTCACCTGACCACACGGACAGGCTCTTTCCTAAAAG CTCCAATGAGAGAGACTCTCACCTGGAGCACATGGACAAAGTACGTCTCTACCACCAGAGTCTGCAGGAACAAACAGCCGCTCACTCGGtctgtggcagcagtgcaggTGACCTCAGTCCCTCCAGCTCGTTCCTGTTCTCAGCACTCAG GAAAAAACTAAGCGAGCTCGACAACATCCAGAAATATTTCAGTCATAAGCCTTCTGCTCCCACGCTCCCGTCTGTGACTGAGCACGACCGTCACAACAAACATGAGGAACAGGGGACGTCGGAGACGGACACGAATCAGCTTCTTCTGAAGTCCAACCTGTTAGTCGGAGAAGTCAACAACATCATGAGTG CCCTACAGGGAGATGACCTGGAAACGATTCCCTCCAACCCTCAGAGCGACTCAAGAACTTCCCCTGGTCAAGACCACAACCCTCAAACTATTCCTGAGAGTATCTCCAGGTTCACTTCTTCCCAACAAGATGTGTCCCTTCCTCTTCACAAGATGTCTGACGACCATCCGGACTCTGAGGAAGAAAAGGATGGACAACTCCACAAAGTTACTATGTCGGAGGATGAAAACGAGGAAAGAacagatgaggatgaagatggaaCAGCCTGCGCAAGGGACGAGGGAGTTGATGATgacgaggaggaagatgaagactATGACGAGGTTGTGGTGAAGCCGAGGCATCTCAATGAGGTGACCTCTTTAACAGACAGAACCAGTCCTTGGACCAGCATCCACTCAGACCCTGACATGGTGTCACTGGAGAGTCTGGAGGCACCAGAGGATTCCGACCTGAGCCAGGACGAGGACGACAAGGAGTCGGTGGTAAATCTGGAAACTTGTGACTCCGATGGAAAACATCAAAGTACAACACCAGAGGAAATTGAGAGTTGTAGTGGATCAGAAGACGGTtcggacacagagagagacgatGAAAGTGCATTACAAGCTTTAAATGAGAGACGAGCAAAAGAGCCCCAAAGCCCCAACAAGGAGTCAGGTGACGAAGATTCATCACCCGCGTTACAGCACATCACAGACTCCCCCGATGCTTCTCTAGACGATGAAGATTCACAACTACAAAC CTCGGATCCTGTGGAGGTCCCGAATTTTTTCCTGCCCTCTCACCAAATGGAAGCGTCTATGAGAGCCATTCAACTCGCGCCGTCCTTCTCCCACCCGCCCAGTGACCCA GGGCGGATCTCTCCACTCCAGAGCTTCCCTCGTCGCAGAGGACGTCCTCAGCGCCCCGACATGTCGCCCTCGTCCATGaagaaagagactgaaagaatAGCAAAAATATTCGCAGCTCACTTTGATAAGAGTCATTAG